In Corvus moneduloides isolate bCorMon1 chromosome 6, bCorMon1.pri, whole genome shotgun sequence, the sequence GTCTTCTAATTATGCTTCACCCTTGTTTGTATTAGAAAAGAAGACCCAGAGAAAGCAAGTCTAAGTTGAGAACTTACTGGGGttattgtttcatttctttaaaagtctGGTGTATGTTTTGCCCTGTCCTGCTTCAAGCTGTTTTTCCAGGAACTGCAGTGATTTGCTGTTGGTACTGGGATTGTAAATACAGCCTCTGCCTTATGTAGGTGTGTCCTAGAGGCCAAAGAACCGATGACAACAAAATCTGCCGGGAATGTATGGGATCTCCGGACCGCTATGACTGGCTGTACCTCGGCTTCATGGCCATGCTGCCCCTGGTTTTACACTGGTTCTTTATTGAGTGGTATTCTGGAAAGAAGAGGTTTGTGTACTCTTTCTCTAGATTAGTTATTTAAAATTGGAAATCTTTTATCCATGAGTGTCAATCAGAGAAGCTGAATTGAACTGTCCAGCAGTTCTTAGGCTCctagactggtttgggttggggggaaccttaaagatcatccagttccaactctCTCTtgtgggtagggacaccttccagtagaccaggttgctcagagccccatccaccCTTGTTGGTTGAGCTGTTCTGGTTGCATGTAAGTTTAGAGGAGCTGTAGGAGGGTTTATTTACAAATGTAAGTGTCCTGCAGGCCACCCTTTCCAGTCACTGCCCTCGGGCAGTGTGCCTCTTTAATGTGGTGGTGCACAGTCCATCTGGCAGTTCGGGTGGACTGGGTTTCCCAgcagacaggagcagggagttgtGCCATCCCCTCTCTCCTGGGCCAGGGTCAGCAGGGCTGCATGAGTGCAACAAGAGAATGGGtttgaattttctctttaagaacATGTATTCTGGGTTTTGGTCTTGATAGCAGAGTTGCTGTGGCCTTTACATCAAAGAAGTTCTgtaaaaaagagatttaaatcCACAGCTGCATGTGGCCATTAGGTGTTAGACTGGAGTTTTTTAAGAAGTGATGGCTCTGGAGTGTACTGaactgtccctgcccttggcagggggttggaactggatggtctttaaagtcccttctaacccaaatcagtctgtgattctgtaagtCCTGAAAACATAGGGGACTGGGGATGTTTAATATATGAATGTTTACCATCTTTAACAAGGACTTGCAGCTTTGGAAATTCTGCTTATATCACATATAGCAATGTCACCCCTTCTGAGATGTGTGGTGTGTTACCCTCAGTGCTCTTTCCTCTTCCATGCTAAACCACCTGAGATGGTAAAAGAGTTTCCTCACTCAGCGGATTTTCACTCTATAGAAGGCTCTGCACTGGCCAGAGCCCCTCTTTTCAGCGGGTGTttggctgtgccctgcagctggcagagtggcagtgagtgtgtgtgtgttgtccCGCAGTTCCAGCGCCGTGCTGCAGCACCTGACGGCGCTGCTGGAGTGCGGCGTGGCGGCCGTGCTGACGCTGCTGGTCAGCGACCCCGTGGGCTCCCTGCACATCCGCTCCTGCAGGGTGAAGAAGCTCTCGGACTGGTACACGATGCTCTACAACCCCAGCCCCGACTACATCACCACAGTGCACTGCACCCACGAGGCCGTGTACCCCCTGTGAGTGTGAAGCGTTTGTGCTCCTGTCTGCCCCTGCCCTTTGTACAGCTGGGTGTCTGTCTCTGCCTCTCCTCAAAGCTGCCAGAAGTGTTCAGATAGAGCTGGGGTCAGTGACAATCAATCCCCTGAATCTTTTGTGCATTGAGCTGTTTCACATGAATTTAGCAGCACTTAATGACTTTCTGAGTAGTCAAAGAAAGTGGCATAGCCCAGGGTACCACAcaatcaattaggttggaaaaaacctctggGATCATCGAGTCCATCTTATGGCCCAACACCACCACGGCACTGAGTCTGTCCTTAAACATCTCCAGGGGCAGTGACACCACCACCTGCCTggacagcccattccagtgtctgatcaccctttctgtgaagatattcctcctgatgtccaacctgcACCTCTCCATATGCAGCTTGAGACtatgtcctctcatcctgtcactatGTAgcttaaaaattcttttttttctttttgttttcctttccttggaaaGGAAACATCTTGACTGTTTCCCCTAGGAAAAGTAAGCCTATCATTCTGTGTTTACACCCTTTGCCTATAAAGTCTTTAGCCTTCACTGACAAACCCCAAATTCCTTGGTTGTGACCCAAATCTCCATGAGAAAACTGCccattttaaggaatttttcttttttttccccaggtacACCATTGTGTTTATCTATTACGCTTTCTGTCTCGTGTTGATGATGCTGCTTCGGCCTCTCCTGGTTAAGAAGATTGCCTGTGGTTTGGGAAGGTCTGACCgatttaaaagcatttatgCAGCACTCTACTTCTTCCCCATCCTCACCgtgctgcaggctgtgggagGAGGCCTCCTCTGTGAGTTCTCTCCTAAAAACACTCCTGAACACACCTATAAATGCACACTAAGAAAGGACTtaggggagagagggaagggacacATTTTACTTTGGGAATGAGGATATTGCATAGGGTTATTTTGAGTTTTGCCTGAAAAGGTTGCTTGTTAGGAGCTCTGTCGTCACCAGGCTCCTGACCAACACTGCTTCGCCTCAGCCATGCTGCTAGAGACTGTCACTTTCCCAAAACAGGAATAGAGGGGGTGTGAGAGGAAAATACTTCAGAGGGAGCTAGTTCCACTTTTTGCTAAGGCAGAGTTTGTGTGATTGGAGATGGATTTCAGTGTAAATTTGGGGAGATGGGCTATTTTTGGTTTAACTTCCAGCATTCTTGTCACATTTGGAGAGGTGCCACAAAATCCCCACTCGGCCTGACTACTTTTCTCATTATGTGCCTTTTTCAGTTCATGGTGTAAGTGTTGAGTAACTCTagcaagaaacagcagaaaacctCAGAGGGAGCAGTTGAAGGGTTGTGCTTGGCTGACCCTCACTGCTGTGCATGTGTGGTGCCATGCTAAGAGGCAGCTAGAGTAGCTCAGATTGCTTCACACCTCTGGAAGAACTCTCTCTGCTGAAGGATGAGCCCTGCCATTTTTTGCCTGCTAATGTGTTGCGTGTTTGCCTTTAGATTATGCCTTCCCATACATCATCCTGGTGCTGTCTTTGGTTACACTGGCTGTGTACATGTCTGCTTCTGAAGTGGAGGTAGGTGAACACGTTTCCTGTGTTAAAACCCAGAGTAAAAAAGACTTGAGTGAACAGAGACCATTTtgtttcttgccttttctttgtgGTGTATTTTACATTTAAGCCTCTTCCTTTATCCCTTCTCCTCTTGGAGGAATCTCATGTGAGAATTCCCTCTGATGATGCACTGAGGaactgtgtgtgtgctggaagGGCTCAAACCCAGGAGGCTTCACATGGTCTCTGTGCTCTACCTGTAACACCTCTTAAATGTCAGGTACTGGGTGACAGGCTGAATGCTAACACGatattgtgtttattttgcaaGTTTTTCAAGGATCTGCTtgtgaggaagaaaaggctCGTTGTCCTCTTCAGCCACTGGTTACTTCATGCCTATGGAATCATCTCCATTTCCAAACTGGATAAGCTTGAGCAAGACCTGCCTTTGCTTGCCTTGGTACCTGCCCCTGCCCTTTTCTACTTGATGACAGCGAAGTACACAGAGCCCTCACGCATCCTCTCTGAAGGTGGGAATGGACATTAAAAGGAGCCTGTGCCAACAACTCTGACCCAGTGATCTGGATGAAGCAATTTTAGTGCTTGTCATGCTTTGgaaacttctgttttcaaagaagTTGTTTATGTGCCAGAGTTCTGGTGAAACACCTCTGGGTGAGACTGTATAATATTAAAAAGCTGCACTTTGTATTCTTCCTGAGTATCTGGTATAGATCGAAAGCAATGTCTTTTTATCTATTTATCACTGTGAATCTGTATAAAAAGCTTGGGACACATCCTAGTACAATGGTTTGCTTGTGTATTGTTCATTTCCTAACATGATATTTGAATAAAACAATAGAGCCTGGTTTTCAGTaggctttaataaaaaaaaaatagagcttGAATATACCAGAGAACTTGATTTTCTCATCACATACTCTAGCTTCTATCCCCCAGCAGTGGAAACAGACTGTCTTTTCCCTTCCATCAAAAGATAAAACATGTACATGATTCCTCATGATGTTTGAGTCTGACTgctgggtaaaaggagaagaaatgcaCTGTAAAATTCTCTAGAAGGTAGAGTTTATGCTCTGTGTGCTTCATGTATGGAGACCTTCCTGGAGAGCATTAGATTGGTAAgattaaagattttcttttcttggtagTTGGGTTAGTATTGGTCACCATAACTTGGTGCTGCAGAGGGGTCTAGAAGAAgatgcagagcagtgctgaagGGCCAAAACCAGAACCAAGAGTAAGAAGATCCTCTCAAATTAAACTGCACTGTCTGGATCATTGACTGTAACAGTGCATATTTCTATGTATGTGTCACtataatgctttttttgttctgtCACTTACCAGTGCTGCTAAGGACAGAAGGTGTCATAGCCAGGTTGCCTCAAGCTGTCACTCTCCTCCACAGAAGGTTTGATTTTGTTACATCTAATATGCACTTCCTGAAAGCTTTGTGTGAGTTTTTGTTTATAATGTGAAATGCCAGTTGACAGGTTCACTGCACCTAAAAATTGTGTGTAAACAAACTCGGTCTTGCATGCAGAAGCAAGGTTTTATTTAGGGATTAAGGAAGTAATTGATCTTCTTAAATCAAATGCTGTCTGTACTGCTACGTACAACATCTGATTTGCAAACACTAATCTAGAGGAGAGTTTGAAAAGTATGGAATTAAAATTCATGTTAAAATACCACTTCTAAGGACTTTACTCTTTCATGTATATTTCTCTGTGTGGACTATGTGCATTGGGCTTAAATATTGTGCTAtatcttgtttttaaaaagaaaagtaacaaaTCCCAGGTAAAGGGTACATCTTTTGCTAGGTCTGGAGAATCGTGTGTTgattttgaaagcagaatgaGGGATTCTGTTAAAAGTAAAGCTTACAGGAAGGCAGTGCACCCCATGGACCTTGCCTGGCACCCCAACCACTGACCTTTCTGCTGGACTCCAGTGCTTTGGCCTTCAGCAAAACCCAGAATGtgaaatacaaattaataaAGTCTTTTTATTATCTCTCAGTAGCATTAGaagaattatatatatatatttatatcagCCACAGACACAGCAGTACACATTGCTCCCATTAAAATACTAAAGAACATAAACATTAATTAACCACGTAGTCCTGCTGCGATAACCACCCAGCCACAAGCTGCAGAAGTTGGGGTCTGTTAGTTTTATCTATCCTTTGTGGGAAAGCAAACACACAGTTCTGGGAAGATCAGTGATGCTCAGACTATTTTACAGCCCCCTCACTGCTATTATCACAGCTCTTCAGGAAGTGGAAGTTAAGGATGATCATATCCAGGCTGTGCCTTAAAGCGTTCTTGGTTCTTCCGATGAACGGTCCCAGTCTGCAGCAGGAGGATTGCACACACTGCTTGTGTTTTATAGattcagagaatcatggaatagtttggatTGAAAGAGACTAAAAGATCACCCAGTTACACCcacctgccaagggcagggacaccttccactatcccaggt encodes:
- the JKAMP gene encoding JNK1/MAPK8-associated membrane protein isoform X2, whose product is MFRAAVDIQPACLGLYCGRTVLSVNGSVETYGDCGVCPRGQRTDDNKICRECMGSPDRYDWLYLGFMAMLPLVLHWFFIEWYSGKKSSSAVLQHLTALLECGVAAVLTLLVSDPVGSLHIRSCRVKKLSDWYTMLYNPSPDYITTVHCTHEAVYPLYTIVFIYYAFCLVLMMLLRPLLVKKIACGLGRLCLPIHHPGAVFGYTGCVHVCF
- the JKAMP gene encoding JNK1/MAPK8-associated membrane protein isoform X1, which encodes MFRAAVDIQPACLGLYCGRTVLSVNGSVETYGDCGVCPRGQRTDDNKICRECMGSPDRYDWLYLGFMAMLPLVLHWFFIEWYSGKKSSSAVLQHLTALLECGVAAVLTLLVSDPVGSLHIRSCRVKKLSDWYTMLYNPSPDYITTVHCTHEAVYPLYTIVFIYYAFCLVLMMLLRPLLVKKIACGLGRSDRFKSIYAALYFFPILTVLQAVGGGLLYYAFPYIILVLSLVTLAVYMSASEVEFFKDLLVRKKRLVVLFSHWLLHAYGIISISKLDKLEQDLPLLALVPAPALFYLMTAKYTEPSRILSEGGNGH